The region GCGTAGTGAGTTATATCTACGATCTCTCGGGTAAAGAGGTCACAGACCATATCGTGGCGTATCTGGTCTATGATCATGCGAAACCAGAGCTTATAGAAGCGCTGGCAAACGCGTTTGAATATCAGATCCCACCGGGGCTTAACGTGGCGTTGGTGAACTTACTCGACCAGGAGAGCCTCTGCTTATCGGGGAAGTGTGATGGCGCCAAATACGCGGTCAGATATTTGTCAGAAAAGTATGCGCTGCATTATTCGATCTCACTGAGCCGTTTCATGGTGCGTGATACGCATGCCGGAATTGTTATTCTGCTGGCTCCCTTCTTCTTTATTATCATCAGCTTTTCGTTAAAGACATGGCTAAATGAGAGTGACCTCAAGGTGTATATCGACTCCCTGACCGGTTGTTTTAATCGCAAAATCCTCGACATTATCAGGCGGCGGGATTTATCACACTGCTCGGTCGTATTGCTGGATTGCAATAAATTTAAGGCCGTTAACGATACCTGGGGGCATGCCGCGGGCGATCGTGCCCTGCAAACTATTGCCAACCGAATGCTGTCTAACACCCGAACCAGTCACGATATTGTGATCCGCACCGGTGGGGACGAGTTTATGATCCTGCTGTTTCGCTCTCAGGCGAGTGACGCGGTTGCCATTGCTGAGCGGATTAGCGGGCAGGTTAATAACCACGTATTTGTGGTGGAGGGGCATACGGTGCCACTGTCAGTGTCATGGGGGATTGCAGAGGTGAAGGGCGAACTGGATACCGCAATCCAGAATGCGGATAACGAAATGTATAAAATGAAGCAGGCAAAAGGATAACCACCGCCAGAAGCGCTCTGG is a window of Citrobacter sp. Marseille-Q6884 DNA encoding:
- a CDS encoding GGDEF domain-containing protein translates to MKIVQDKLRNRQALLVSGLITLIFTSLFLFIIYEQRMATANEGINRLQSRMMDIFNDNELLSDAIGERYHHIRNAGQCGDMSQFVPRNAEEWGINADRARIHSASGTIIAKQTSLKALCMYAAAEFIRGRVNELNPGTFDAHRYIIAKDADYFYWFMPADARNFNFSDSEMAKDISSFFYPPVDFYTRLLQKNVKNKALSSTNFYVDKITGEKAFSVVSYIYDLSGKEVTDHIVAYLVYDHAKPELIEALANAFEYQIPPGLNVALVNLLDQESLCLSGKCDGAKYAVRYLSEKYALHYSISLSRFMVRDTHAGIVILLAPFFFIIISFSLKTWLNESDLKVYIDSLTGCFNRKILDIIRRRDLSHCSVVLLDCNKFKAVNDTWGHAAGDRALQTIANRMLSNTRTSHDIVIRTGGDEFMILLFRSQASDAVAIAERISGQVNNHVFVVEGHTVPLSVSWGIAEVKGELDTAIQNADNEMYKMKQAKG